From the genome of Longispora fulva:
CGCCCTCCCACAGCACCCGGCGGGCGAACAGTTCGCCGCGCCGGGAGTGGCCGTGCGCCGTGATCCGGCCGTCCTCCTCGCGGGTGCAGTCGGGCTTGGCGACGTCGTGCAGCAGCACGGCGGCGAACAGCAGCTCCCGCTCGGCCGTCGGCAACGCCCGCCAGGCGGGAAGCCCGGCCAGGGCCTCGCACGCCATCCGGGTGTGGACGGCCACGTCGCCCTCGGCGTGGTGGATCCGGTCCTGCGGCACGCCGGCCATCCGGCGCACCCAGTCGAACCGGGCCTCGATCGCGGCCCACGGCACCGTCCATCCAGGACCGTCGGGGCAGAGGTCAGTGAACATACATCACCGCCGGGTCGGCGAGCTGGTTCGGCGTGATCGGCCGGTCCTGCCAGTGGCTGCCCGAGTCGAGCACGGCGGTGAGGAAACTCGGCCGGACCCACTTGTACCGGCCGACGGTCTCGCCGCCCTCCTCGACCTTGACGTACAGCCCCTCCATGTCGTCGGAGGCGTCCGTCTCGCCGTCGGCGGCCCCGGTCGCGGCCAGCGCCGCGCGCCAGTCGGACGTCCGGCACGTCGAGGGGCCGACCAGCGCGGTCAGCTCGGCGAGGGTGTCCAGCGCGCCGGTGCGCAGCACGGGCACGGAGCACACCGGGGTGCCGTCGAGCAGGTCCCGCCGCCTCGCGGTGGACAGGAACGTGCCGGTCGAGCGGTCCAGGACGTCGAACTCGCAGAAGTAGTGCGGGAGGGCGTCGTAGAAGACGGTGTGCTTGGCGTACAGCCACTCGCCGTAGAGCACGAAGCGGGTGCCGAGCCGGGGGCGGAGCGCGTCGGCCACGGTCGCCGCCCAGGCCTTCAGCGGCCCGAACTGCCGCTCGCGGGGGCCACCGGTCAGGTAGTGGCCCCGGCTCTGCAGCAGCAGCCCGCCGTCCTCGGCGAAGCTGATCGCCGCGTTCGCCCCGTCCAGCTTCTCCTCCACGACGAGGAACCGGCCCCGGATCTCGTCGAACGGGACCGCCGCCAGGTCGTGGTCGCCCGGCTGGAGCCGGGAACCCTGGAGATGAGGGGTACGGGGGTACTTGCGCAGCATCCGGTCAGTTTTTCACCCGCATCAAGTGGATTTCAGTTCGATCGCCAGGTCGATCATCTCGGGGAAGTGCGGCCCGTCGGTCAGCAGCAGCACCTTGGCTTCCTCTGGCGTGACCACCCTGACCTCGAGCACCTGTTCTCCGTCGTCGGGGTTGGTGGGTTCGCCGTCGACCGTCACGTCGGCGTACAGCCACAGCCAGGCCAGCTCGGGATGCGACTGCCATGGCTTGTACGGCGCGGGCCTGCCGCTCACGCACCGGTGCGCGCCGATGAGGCCCAGCGGTCCCGCCAGAGTCGCACCCGCCTCCTCCGACAGCTCCCGGGCGACGCAGTCGACAATGGACTCGTTCTCCTCCCGGGTGCCCCCGGGCAGGAACCACACGTCGCGGGTGTCGCGGCAGACCACGATCCGCTCGCCGACGAAGCCGACGACATGGATGTTGCTGACCAGCTCGTCGGGGGCCGGCCCGGTGCTGAACACGGCGTCCAGGTCAGCCCACTCGAAGCGGAGCGGCGCGTGCAGTACCGGAAAGCGGGTCTGGAAGTTCATGCCGTGTTCATCCGGAAGTCGGCCATGTCGAAGCCGGGCGTCACGAAGCAGGTCAGCAGGACCTCCTTGTCCCACAACGGTCTCGCCGCCTGCCAGGTGCCGCCGGGCACCACGGCCTGGAGCACCTGGCCGGCCTCCAGGTCCGGGCCGAGCACGATCTCGGTCTCCTCGCCGGGCTTCTCGCCCGTGCCGCCGGTGCGCAGCAGGAGCGGGCCGCCCAGGTGCCACAGCCACAGCTCGTCGGAGCGGACCGTGTGCCAGACGGACTCCTCGCCGGAACGCAGCAGGTAGTGGATGCACGTCGCCGTCGGGCGCTCCCCGTCGTAGCCGGGGGGATCGAAGGTCACGGGGGAGGTCCAGGTGCGCCGGTACCAGCCGCCCTCGGGGTGCGGCTCGAGTCGGAGCTGCTCGATCATCGCTCAGGTCGCCTTCCGCCAGGCGGCCACCAGGGACCGCACGCTGTCGAACCGCCGCTCCGGTTCCGGTCGGCACGCGACGGCGACCACGTCGAGCTGGTCCGCCGTGCCGCGCCACGCCGACTCGTCGTCCTCGCCGTCGAGGAGCGTCCGGATGATCCGTCCCAGGGTGTACACCGTGGTCCGGATGTCGATCACACTATCCGGTCTGTACGGGTACTCCTCAGGAGCCATCAACCGCACGGCCCCCGACACCTGTCCGGTCGGCGTGAACGGCCCCGGCCGGTACCCGTCCATGTCGCACAGCACCATCGTGCCCGTGCCGAAGTCGTAGAGCAGAGCGCCCTCGGTGAGGTCCACCGCCACCATACCCGCGCGCTCCACGGCCAGGTGCGCGTCGAGCACCCGGCCGAGGGCGCGTCGCACCTCCGGCACCGGGCGCTGGCGGAACCGGGCCAGGGCGCCCGCCGGGTCCCTTCTGGACTGTCCACGGTGGTGCAGCACCTCGCCGCGCTGCCAGGAGTACACGAGGGCCAGGGTCTCCCCCACCGTGATCGCGTGCCGCAGCGGCACGATCGCCGGGTGCCGGACCATGGCGTGGAACGCGACCGCCCGGCGCAGGGACGCGTCGGCCGCCGGAGTACGGGCGGTCTTCACGAACCAGCGCCGGGCGTCGACCTCGACCCCGTAGGCCACGCACCCGGAACCCTGCCGGTCGAAGGTGCGGAACACCTCCCCGACCCGGTCCAGGTACGGCTCGACGGCGTCTACTGCGGCGATGTCCAGCAGGGGATGCGACATAGGCCAGCATCTTGCCATCCCGGACACCTCAGGAGACGGCCCCCGTGTCCGTCACACTACCGACAGTCCTCGCCCGGAACCTACGGGCGAGTAGCAGACCGGCGCCGGCGGCCACGGTCAGCGCCACCACGGCCGGAGTGATGCTGCGCACCGTGACCAGCACGAACCAGGTGCCACCGCCGGCCAGGCCCACCAGCGCCCAGCCCCAGCCCCGGGCCGCGCGGGTCACCCGGTCCGCGCCGACCAGCACGGCCATGGCGCACGGCACGATCACCAATTGGGGCAGGTCGAGGGCGAGGTAGGTGAGCAGCGTGCCGGTCTCCAGTGTCCACCCGTCAAAGCTGGCCGGGGTGATCTCGATCAGGTCGCCGGTACTGAACACCAGGGGCGCGGCCAGCAGCGCCGCCACGGCGGCCGGCCACACGGCCGGGCGAGCAGGGCGGTCGCGGACTCCGGTCAGGGCGACCGGCGCGAGCACGGAACCGGCCAGGGCCAGCTCGGCGCGGTCCGGGTGCCGCACCGCCCAGATCAGGAACACAGCCGAGGCCGCCACGACCAGGTACGGCGTCGCGACCGGCCACCAGCGCCACGCCACGGCGGCGAGCAGGACGGCCACGTAACCGAGGAGGATCGAGCGCTCCCCGTGCCCGGCGTGGTACGGCAGCAGGACCGCCGAGAACGCCGCCCCGACGCCCAACACCGCCGTGGTGACGGACCCCGCGCCGAGCGCCCGGGGCGCGCCCCACCGCAGCGCGACGACGAGGACGCCGACGGCGACGAGCAGCACCAGCGGGGACACCGGGCCGCGCAGCATGCCGAGGATCGCCAGGGTCCCGTCTCCGTAGCCGTAGCCCAGCACCTGCATGGCCAGCCACATGGCGGGCACCAGGAGCAGGACGGCCGCCCACAGCCAGCCGCCGCCCCTCGCCCGGCCGGACCGGACCCCGACCCCGACCAGGACCGCCAGGGCTCCGAGCGCCAGCACGGCGGGCAGCACCAGGGTCCAGCTGAAGCCCAGGCGGCCGATCACGACGTAGTCCTGCTCCAGGCCGCGCGTCCACAGCCCCGTGCCCACGACGACCCCCGCCCCGGCCGCGACCAGGGCGACCCTGCCGGCCACCGACGCCGCGAGATCGCGGGTGCCGCACAGCGCCAGGACACCCAGCAGCACGAACGTCCCGAACGTGTGCGGCTCCATCGACTGGTGGAGGACGACACCCTGTTCGCGCACCGGAACCACCCCGGTGGCGAACTGCCCGACGACGGTGGCGGCCAGGGTCGCGCCGAGCACGATCCGGCCGGCGGCCCGGGGCAGCACCGCCCAGGCGAGGACGGCGGCCAGCCAGCCTGCCGCCACGCCGAACTCCCACCAGTTCTCGCCGATGTCGAGGGGGACGGGCTCGCCGCCGGGGCTGGCCCGGTACAGCACGACCGTCGACACGACGGCCAGGAGCACGACCGCGACCGGGGCGACCCTGCGCAGCCCGACCTCGGCCCCGGCGTGCCGGTCCAGGCCCAGCCGGCGGCGCAGACCACTGCCGAGCATGTCGGAGACGTCGGCCAGGGTCGGGCGGGTCTGGCCGGGGCGGGCCCCGTCGAGCAGGGTCGCGACGAGCTCCTCGCCGCGTTCGGCACGAAACTCTTCGGGGTACGCGCGCAGCAGCGCACGGTACCGACGCTCCAGCATGGCTCTCCTAGGTGGTGGCGAGTCGGGGTGCGGGACCGGTGCGGGCGTGCAGCCGGGCGGTGGCCTCGGCGGCGTTGCGCGCGAGGCGCTCGGCCTCCTCGGCGAGGACCTCGGCGCCGGAGTCGGTCAGCCGGTAGTACCTCCGGAGGCGGCCGTCGACGACCTCCTCGCGGTCGGCGACGACCTGACCGGCGGTGGCGAGCCGGTCCAGCGCGGCGTAGAGGGTGCCGGCGCGCAGGGTGAGCCGGCCGGCGGACAGGGCGGTGACCTCGGTGATCACGCCGTAGCCGTGCAGCGGGCCCCCGGCGAGCGCCGTGAGGATGAGGAAGGTCGGTTCCTGAATGGACTGGGCCATGCCCACCAATATACCGACCGTCGGCATATACCGCCAGACGTATACACCCAACGAGCTCTTGTCTTTGATCTTTACAAGAAGTAGCTTGCTGTAAACCACTGGCGAAAAGAGGTCCGTCGATGACCACCCCCGACTGGCGGGACGGCAAGCGCTACCTGTGGCCGCTGGGCCTGCTCGTGCCCCTGATCCCGTTCGGCGCCTGGCTCGGGGTGCACCTCACCGGCCTGTCGCTGTTCTGGTGGTCCGGGCCGATCCTCGTGTTCGTC
Proteins encoded in this window:
- a CDS encoding cupin domain-containing protein, coding for MIEQLRLEPHPEGGWYRRTWTSPVTFDPPGYDGERPTATCIHYLLRSGEESVWHTVRSDELWLWHLGGPLLLRTGGTGEKPGEETEIVLGPDLEAGQVLQAVVPGGTWQAARPLWDKEVLLTCFVTPGFDMADFRMNTA
- a CDS encoding serine/threonine protein kinase, whose amino-acid sequence is MSHPLLDIAAVDAVEPYLDRVGEVFRTFDRQGSGCVAYGVEVDARRWFVKTARTPAADASLRRAVAFHAMVRHPAIVPLRHAITVGETLALVYSWQRGEVLHHRGQSRRDPAGALARFRQRPVPEVRRALGRVLDAHLAVERAGMVAVDLTEGALLYDFGTGTMVLCDMDGYRPGPFTPTGQVSGAVRLMAPEEYPYRPDSVIDIRTTVYTLGRIIRTLLDGEDDESAWRGTADQLDVVAVACRPEPERRFDSVRSLVAAWRKAT
- a CDS encoding RNA ligase family protein; this encodes MLRKYPRTPHLQGSRLQPGDHDLAAVPFDEIRGRFLVVEEKLDGANAAISFAEDGGLLLQSRGHYLTGGPRERQFGPLKAWAATVADALRPRLGTRFVLYGEWLYAKHTVFYDALPHYFCEFDVLDRSTGTFLSTARRRDLLDGTPVCSVPVLRTGALDTLAELTALVGPSTCRTSDWRAALAATGAADGETDASDDMEGLYVKVEEGGETVGRYKWVRPSFLTAVLDSGSHWQDRPITPNQLADPAVMYVH
- a CDS encoding PadR family transcriptional regulator, which codes for MAQSIQEPTFLILTALAGGPLHGYGVITEVTALSAGRLTLRAGTLYAALDRLATAGQVVADREEVVDGRLRRYYRLTDSGAEVLAEEAERLARNAAEATARLHARTGPAPRLATT
- a CDS encoding NUDIX hydrolase translates to MNFQTRFPVLHAPLRFEWADLDAVFSTGPAPDELVSNIHVVGFVGERIVVCRDTRDVWFLPGGTREENESIVDCVARELSEEAGATLAGPLGLIGAHRCVSGRPAPYKPWQSHPELAWLWLYADVTVDGEPTNPDDGEQVLEVRVVTPEEAKVLLLTDGPHFPEMIDLAIELKST